One genomic segment of Primulina tabacum isolate GXHZ01 chromosome 9, ASM2559414v2, whole genome shotgun sequence includes these proteins:
- the LOC142555236 gene encoding zinc finger A20 and AN1 domain-containing stress-associated protein 4-like, which translates to MEHDETGFQPPLEGPILCVNNCGFFGSAGNMNMCSKCYKDQILKQEQAKIAASSLKDIVTGTSSDNEKGSAVAESAVVRTDLIEVKTITEPSINASNSVKEGPSRCGACKKRVGLTGFNCRCGNIFCGLHRYSDKHECPFDYRTEAQDAIAKANPIIKAEKLDKI; encoded by the coding sequence ATGGAGCATGATGAAACTGGATTTCAACCCCCTCTTGAAGGTCCTATTTTGTGTGTTAACAACTGTGGTTTCTTTGGAAGTGCCGGGAACATGAACATGTGTTCCAAGTGCTACAAGGACCAGATAttgaaacaagaacaagctAAAATTGCTGCATCATCGCTCAAGGATATTGTTACCGGAACGTCGAGTGACAACGAGAAGGGAAGTGCTGTTGCCGAATCTGCAGTTGTACGAACTGATTTGATTGAAGTTAAAACAATCACAGAGCCTTCTATCAATGCATCAAACTCAGTAAAGGAGGGCCCTAGTAGATGCGGCGCTTGCAAGAAGCGGGTTGGTTTAACTGGCTTCAATTGTCGCTGCGGTAATATTTTCTGTGGATTACACCGCTATTCTGATAAACATGAGTGCCCATTTGATTACCGGACTGAAGCTCAAGATGCAATAGCCAAGGCCAACCCGATAATCAAGGCAGAAAAGCTAGACAAGATATAG
- the LOC142555238 gene encoding uncharacterized protein LOC142555238 has product MVRAYSQEHTYKHPWERVTAASWRKFADPENKRTLSHILEVDTLNHKLEPSTGKLYTTRALTIHAPGPWFVRKIIGKDICHCVESSVVDGKARSMQLATRNISLQKFIEVEEKIRYEPHPENPNGWTICRQETSIRIKPLSALASMAEKIEQKCVEKFQQNSAKGREVMERMCMYLEAESSGMSV; this is encoded by the coding sequence ATGGTTAGAGCCTATTCTCAAGAACACACTTACAAGCACCCATGGGAGCGAGTAACTGCTGCATCATGGCGCAAATTTGCGGATCCTGAGAACAAGCGTACCCTATCTCACATCCTTGAGGTTGACACCTTGAATCACAAGCTTGAGCCTAGCACTGGAAAGCTTTACACGACTCGTGCTCTTACAATTCATGCGCCAGGACCATGGTTTGTTCGTAAAATCATTGGCAAAGACATCTGCCATTGTGTTGAATCATCTGTTGTTGATGGGAAAGCTCGGTCTATGCAACTTGCCACACGTAACATTAGTCTCCAAAAGTTCATCGAAGTTGAGGAGAAGATAAGATATGAACCTCACCCTGAAAATCCAAACGGATGGACGATATGCAGGCAAGAAACTAGCATACGCATAAAACCCTTGTCAGCATTGGCTTCGATGGCTGAGAAAATAGAGCAAAAATGTGTGGAGAAGTTTCAGCAAAATAGTGCCAAGGGTAGAGAAGTTATGGAAAGGATGTGCATGTATCTTGAAGCTGAATCCAGTGGAATGTCTGTCTGA